In Camelina sativa cultivar DH55 chromosome 13, Cs, whole genome shotgun sequence, the genomic window CAGGTGTAGGATTCGGACCAGGAGTGCCTGGATTACAgtttggtttagggtttggaGCTGGTTGTGGAATTGGTGTAGGTTTTGGCTATGGTGTTGGAAGAGGAGCTGCTTATGATCACTCTCGTTCTTATTATAACGTTGGGAAGCCATCTTTGTGAGTTATAaaaatttagtcttttttttttataaatcttagtGATTTAAGActtcggatgatgatgatttgggaCTTGTTGAATTGTTGACAGGAATGAAGTTGATTCTCTTATTGATGAACTTGTTGTTAGTACCAAGAAGCTTGTGAAAGCTACTACGAAAGAAATCGACAAGTGGATAAAATGATGAACATTAGTATGGTTTTAGCTTGTTGCTCATTGCAGCTGCCAAGTAAATGTTAAGTGTTGTTGGTATGTTCTTTAGATCAAGAATGTAGTAGAGATGCCGGGGCTAGTGAATCTGGTTTCGTTTTGTACAATTGGTTATGGTATAAAGAACGTAATTTTACATGGCAGATTTATCATTCTGGTTATGTAGTTCTGGTTTCTCTTTAAGTTGTTGTTTATGAGCTTTTGGTAGAAACccaattttaaaaagtagaaCCTGCCATTGCTTAATGGCACAGtgatctcatctcatctctaGGGCCAATGGCATAAATTTGTTATGATTCGCTTCCACCAGGTATGAACACTGTGCTAACTAAGTCAGTAGATCACTTGTGTTTCGATCCAAATGCTTTACTTGTGGTCGACTTTGCGGGAAGTTCTTTCCAAAAGGCTTTTGTTCATTTTCGGGACCTGTCTGATGCTTCGATGAAATCCAGATGTCCCATGCTCCAATTCTTTATTTTGATGTAAAGAGATAGTCCCATGAGAAAATAGAACCGTTGAGTTTGGGCGTCCACAGGACCACAATGATTCCTAATGACCCAAGGAATTTACTGAAAATCCCAAGTAAAGACTGTGGAAGGCTTGTGGATGACACTTCACTGTTAAGATTTCATGTGTTTGAGATTCTTGTAACACAGTTGGTAGTTTTGGTGAAAGCTAAGCca contains:
- the LOC104737035 gene encoding keratin-associated protein 6-2-like yields the protein MSSRRRRSGDDDKGLLWKLPQVRIKDVGNVGPAFGLGFGCGVGFGAGLIGGVGFGPGVPGLQFGLGFGAGCGIGVGFGYGVGRGAAYDHSRSYYNVGKPSLNEVDSLIDELVVSTKKLVKATTKEIDKWIK